In Lonchura striata isolate bLonStr1 chromosome 32, bLonStr1.mat, whole genome shotgun sequence, a single window of DNA contains:
- the ANK1 gene encoding ankyrin-1 isoform X9, producing the protein MAARKGRSGPDVAADAATSFLRAARSGNLDKALDHLRNGVDINTCNQNGLNALHLASKEGHVKMVVELLHKEIVLETTTKKGNTALHIAALAGQQDVVRELVNYGANVNAQSQKGFTPLYMAAQENHLEVVKFLLENGANQNVATEDGFTPLAVALQQGHENVVAHLINYGTKGKVRLPALHIAARNDDTRTAAVLLQNDPNADVLSKTGFTPLHIAAHYENLSVAQLLLNRGASVNFTPQNGITPLHIASRRGNIIMVRLLLDRGAQIETRTKDELTPLHCAARNGHVRIAEILLDHGAPIQAKTKNGLSPIHMAAQGDHLDCVRLLLQYSAEIDDITLDHLTPLHVAAHCGHHRVAKLLVEKGAKPNSRALNGFTPLHIACKKNHIRVMELLLKTGASIDAVTESGLTPLHVAAFMGHLPIVKTLLQRGASPNVSNVKVETPLHMAARAGHTDVAKYLLQNKAKANAKAKDDQTPLHCAARIGHTGMVKLLLENNANPNLATTAGHTPLHITAREGHMDTALALLEKGASQTCMTKKGFTPLHVAAKYGKVDVAELLLAHDAHPNAAGKNGLTPLHVAVHHNNLEIVKLLLPKGSSPHNSAWNGYTPLHIAAKQNQMEVASSLLQYGASANAESLQGVTPLHLASQEGHADMVALLFSKQANGNLGNKSGLTPLHLVAQEGHVLVADVLVKHGVTVDAITRMGYTPLHVASHYGNIKLVKFLLQHQADVNAKTKLGYTPLHQAAQQGHTDVVTLLLKHGASPNEISTNGTTPLAIAKRLGYISVTDVLKIVTEETDIPSVGDKHRMSFPETVDEILDVSEDEGTVHVTVMEEELIAPKPKTPDVRDQEGKREILEFMTTTTMEQMVESPAVLQVPCVPPETVVTRAEETEQVGPVETEVEQVSLLHAPLVSPQEPSKEFDEDSLIPSSPATETSDNISPVASPVHTGFLVSFMVDARGGSMRGSRHHGLRVVIPPRACAAPTRITCRLVKPQKLPAPPPLAEEEGLGSRIIALGPAGAQFLSPVIVEIPHFASYGRGDRELVVLRSENGSVWKEHRNRYEESYMDQLLSGMDEELESQEELDKKRVCRIITTDFPLYFVVMSRICQDCDMIGPEGGCLKSTLVPMVQATFPDAAVTKRVRLALQAQPVPDELVTKLLGNQATFSPIVTVEPRRRKFHRPIGLRIPLPPSWKDNPRDSGEGDTTSLRLLCSVIGGTAQAQWEDITGTTKLVYENECANFTTNVSARFWLADCPRTAEAVHFATMLYKELTAVPYMAKFVVFAKMNDAREGRLRCYCMTDDKVDKTLEQHENFTEVARSRDIEVVEGMPLHVELSGNLVPVKKAAQPRTFLFQSFRENRLVIPIKVRDSSREASGSLSFLRKAMKYEDLQHVLCHLNISIPPCTKGSGSDERRRTLTPLSLRERYSILSETSFGSLSSTDKADQKMVDIAEQLGLSWAELARELQFGVDDINRIRVENPNSLLEQSIALLNLWASREGKNVKIENLYTALRNIDRSEIVNMLEGSGRQSRSLKGSWRYTDRDYSLSPSQMNGYASLQDELLSPASLHYTLPSPLRADQYWNEVAIMDAIPMAATEQDALMEMSDMQVWSSGLTPSLVTAEDSSLECSKAEDSDATSEGRFPGQLLADAHGPDHMGSMDLVEDDTVDSDAMNGLIDLLEQEEGQRPEGKIPSGDHQPGTGEQDPESEVSFVSVQEKVQARIMTSPTFSHDVEKSADRLRDWNAEGSFISCLQDLTAGSWQEGVTRRLLPTHSTASGAQGQEQEQVLVPAMELMRISSAEDSDWQPQHPTGGWQEEADSRFFGQGNEALHLPGEQVTEQQFTDDQGNIITKKIIRKVVRQLGPGDMGDRQEQEELILEGSLQEPQDLEAEDDHFMKYSILHRDGLGTKEEVRVRVPKPEVSGGRMGAQIVKRASLKRGKQ; encoded by the exons AATGGGCTGAACGCCTTGCACCTGGCCTCCAAGGAGGGCCATGTGAAAATGGTGGTGGAGCTGCTGCACAAGGAGATCGTTTTGGAGACAACAACCAAG AAGGGAAACACAGCCCTGCACATTGCTGCCTTGGCTGGACAGCAGGACGTGGTCCGGGAGCTGGTGAACTATGGGGCCAACGTCAATGCACAGTCCCAG AAAGGCTTCACACCTCTCTACATGGCAGCACAGGAGAACCACCTGGAAGTTGTGAAGTTCTTGCTGGAAAATGGAGCCAACCAGAATGTAGCCACAGAG GATGGCTTCACTCCACTAGCTGTGGCTCTCCAGCAAGGACATGAGAATGTGGTTGCTCACCTTATCAACTATGGGACAAAGGGTAAGGTCCGTCTGCCTGCCCTGCACATTGCAGCCCGCAATGACGACACTcgcacagctgctgtgctgctgcagaatgACCCCAATGCTGATGTCCTCTCCAAG ACTGGATTCACCCCTTTGCACATTGCAGCCCACTATGAAAATCTCAGTGTGGCCCAATTACTGCTGAACCGTGGAGCCAGTGTCAACTTCACACCCCAG AATGGGATCACTCCCCTGCACATAGCTTCCCGCCGGGGCAACATCATCATGGTGCGACTGCTGCTGGACCGTGGGGCCCAGATAGAGACAAGGACCAAG GATGAGCTGACCCCTCTCCACTGTGCAGCACGCAATGGACATGTGAGAATTGCAGAGATCCTCCTGGACCATGGGGCTCCCATTCAAGCCAAAACCAAG AACGGCTTGTCGCCGATCCACATGGCAGCCCAGGGTGACCACCTGGACTGCGTACGCCTGCTGCTGCAGTACAGTGCAGAGATCGACGACATCACCCTGGACCACCTAACGCCACTGCATGTGGCTGCACACTGTGGACACCACCGTGTGGCCAAGCTGCTGGTGGAGAAGGGGGCCAAGCCCAACTCCCGAGCCCTG aATGGCTTCACACCCCTCCATATTGCCTGCAAGAAAAACCACATCCGTgtgatggagctgctgctgaagacAGGTGCCTCCATTGATGCTGTCACAGAG TCTGGCCTGACCCCTCTGCATGTGGCTGCCTTCATGGGACACCTACCCATCGTCAAGACTCTGCTGCAGCGTGGAGCCTCTCCTAATGTGTCCAACGTG AAAGTAGAGACTCCTCTACACatggcagccagagctgggcacacagaTGTGGCAAAGTACCTGCTGCAGAACAAAGCCAAAGCCAATGCTAAGGCCAAG GACGACCAGACTCCTCTGCACTGTGCTGCACGCATCGGCCACACTGGCATGGTCAAACTCCTTTTGGAGAACAATGCCAACCCAAACCTGGCCACCACAGCAGGGCACACGCCCCTGCACATCACTGCCAGAGAGGGGCACatggacacagccctggccctgctggagaAGGGAGCCTCACAGACCTGCATGACCAAG AAAGGATTTACCCCTCTCCACGTTGCAGCCAAGTATGGAAAGGTGGATGTGGCAGAGTTGCTGTTGGCACATGACGCTCACCCCAATGCAGCAGGGAAG AATGGTCTGACTCCACTGCATGTGGCTGTGCACCACAACAACCTGGAGATTGTcaagctgctgctccccaaGGGGAGCTCCCCACACAACTCAGCCTGG AATGGGTACACCCCCCTGCACATCGCTGCCAAGCAGAACCAGATGGAAGTGGCCAGCAGCCTGCTGCAGTATGGGGCTTCTGCAAATGCTGAGTCTTTGCAGGGAGTCACTCCCCTGCACCTGGCTTCCCAGGAGGGGCATGCAGACATGGTGGCACTGCTTTTCTCCAAACAAGCCAATGGCAACCTAGGCAACAAG AGTGGCCTGACTCCTCTCCATCTTGTGGCCCAAGAGGGGCATGTGCTGGTTGCTGATGTTCTAGTGAAACATGGAGTCACAGTGGATGCAATAACCAGG ATGGGCTATACCCCACTGCATGTGGCCAGCCATTATGGGAACATCAAGCTGGTGAAGTTTTTGCTGCAGCACCAAGCAGACGTCAATGCCAAAACTAAG CTGGGCTACACCCCCCTGCACCAAGcggcacagcagggccacacAGATGTGGTGACACTGCTGCTGAAGCACGGCGCATCTCCCAATGAGATCAGTACA AATGGCACCACTCCCCTGGCCATCGCAAAGCGGCTTGGCTACATTTCTGTCACAGACGTGCTCAAGATTGTCACAGAGGAAACCGACATCCCG TCAGTTGGCGACAAGCACCGCATGAGCTTCCCAGAGACTGTAGATGAGATTCTGGACGTATCAGAGGATGAAG GCACTGTTCATGTCACAGTAATGG AGGAAGAGCTGATTGCACCAAAGCCCAAGACACCTGATGTCAGAGACCAGGAAGGCAAAAGGGAGATACTGGAGTTCATGACCACAACAACAATGGAGCAAAT GGTGGAGTCTCCAGCTGTCCTGCAGGTCCCCTGCGTCCCACCTGAAACTGTGGTGACAAGAGCTGAGGAGACTGAGCAGGTAGGACCTGTGGAGACAGAAGTTGAGCAAGTCAGCCTGCTGCATGCACCCTTGGTGTCCCCACAGGAG CCCTCCAAAGAGTTCGACGAGGACTCTCTGAtccccagcagccctgccacTGAGACCTCAGATAACATCAGCCCAGTGGCCAGCCCCGTGCACACAGG GTTCCTGGTGAGCTTCATGGTGGATGCTCGTGGTGGCTCCATGCGGGGCAGCCGGCACCACGGTCTGCGCGTGGTCATCCCGCCCCGCGCCTGTGCTGCACCGACCCGCATTACCTGCCGCTTGGTGAAGCCCCAAAAGCTACCTGCACCCCCACCACTGGCTGAGGAGGAGGGTCTGGGCAGTCGGATCATTGCTCTGGGGCCTGCTGGTGCCCAATTCCTCAg CCCTGTCATTGTGGAGATTCCACACTTTGCCTCATATGGACGTGGAGACCGTGAGCTGGTAGTCCTGCGCAGCGAGAACGGCTCTGTGTGGAAGGAGCACCGCAACCGCTATGAGGAGAGCTACATGGACCAGCTGCTCAGTGGCATGGACGAGG agctggagagccaggaggagctggataAAAAGAGAGTCTGCCGCATCATCACCACCGACTTCCCTCTCTACTTTGTGGTCATGTCCCGGATTTGCCAGGACTGCGATATGATTGGCCCTGAGGGAGGGTGTTTGAAAAGCACACTGGTGCCCATGGTACAGGCCACCTTCCCAGATGCTGCTGTCACCAAAAGAGTGAGGCTGGCCCTGCAG gcacagcctgtgcctgatGAGTTGGTGACTAAGCTGCTGGGGAATCAAGCGACCTTCAGCCCCATTGTCACAGTGGAGCCACGACGGAGGAAGTTCCACCGCCCCATTGGCCTCCGGATCCCACTGCCACCATCCTGGAAGGACAATCCCCGAGACAGTGGTGAGGGTGACACCACCAGCCTACGTCTGCTCTGCAGTGTGATCG gagggacagCCCAAGCCCAGTGGGAAGACATAACAGGCACCACAAAGCTAGTCTATGAAAATGAGTGTGCTAACTTTACCACCAATGTGTCTGCCAG GTTCTGGCTGGCTGACTGCCCACGCACAGCTGAGGCTGTGCATTTTGCCACCATGCTCTACAAGGAGCTGACAGCCGTGCCCTACATGGCCAAATTTGTGGTGTTTGCCAAGATGAACGATGCACGAGAAGGCCGGCTGCGCTGCTACTGCATGACTGATGACAAGGTGGACAAGACTTTAGAGCAGCATGAGAACTTCACTGAGGTGGCCCGCAGCAGGGACATTGAG GTGGTAGAGGGAATGCCTTTGCACGTCGAACTCTCAGGGAACCTGGTGCCTGTCAAGAAGGCTGCTCAGCCCCGCACCTTCCTCTTCCAGTCCTTCCGGGAGAATCGTCTTGTCATTCCCATCAAG GTCCGGGACAGCAGCCGGGAAGCCAGTGGCTCCTTGTCTTTCTTGCGCAAGGCTATGAAATATGAGGACCTCCAGCATGTACTCTGCCACCTGAACATCAGCATACCACCCTGCACCAAG GGGAGTGGCAGTGATGAGCGAAGGAGGACACTAACACCATTGTCTCTGCGGGAGCGATACAGCATTCTAAGTGAGACCAGTTTTG GCTCTCTGAGCAGCACAGACAAGGCAGACCAGAAGATGGTTGACATAGCAGAGCAACTGGGTCTCAGCTGGGCCG AGCTGGCACGTGAGCTGCAGTTTGGGGTGGATGACATCAACAGGATACGTGTGGAGAACCCCAACTCCCTTCTGGAGCAGAGCATAGCCTTACTCAACCTCTGGGCCAGCCGTGAGGGCAAGAATGTCAAGA TTGAGAACCTGTACACGGCACTGAGGAACATCGACCGCAGCGAGATTGTCAACATGCTGGAGGGCTCTGGTCGGCAGAGCCGCAGCCTGAAGGGAAGCTGGCGCTACACAGACAGAGACTACTCCCTCTCACCATCCCAGATGAATG GTTACGCTTCGCTGCAGGACGAGCTGCTGTCCCCTGCCTCCCTGCATTACACACTGCCATCCCCGCTGCGTGCCGACCAGTACTGGAATGAGGTGGCCATCATGGATGCTATCCCCATGGCTGCCACTGAGCAGGATGCCCTGATGGAGATGTCCGACATGCAGGTGTGGTCCTCGGGGCTCACCCCCTCGCTGGTGACTGCTGAGGACTCCTCTCTGGAGTGCAGCAAGGCTGAGGACTCGGATGCCACAAGCGAAGGCCGGTTCCCAGGGCAACTTCTAGCAGATGCTCATGGCCCAGACCATATGGGCTCTATGGACCTGGTTGAGGATGACACAGTGGACTCAGATGCCATGAATGGCCTGATTGACCTTCTagagcaggaggaggggcaGAGGCCAGAGGGGAAGATACCATCTGGTGATCATCAACCAGGGACTGGGGAGCAGGACCCGGAGAGTGAAGTCTCTTTTGTTTCAGTTCAGGAGAAGGTGCAAGCCAGGATCATGACATCACCTACCTTTAGCCATGATGTGGAGAAGAGTGCAGACAG GCTGAGGGACTGGAATGCAGAAGGCTCCTTTATCTCCTGCCTACAGGACCTGACAGCgggctcctggcaggagggaGTCACCCGAAGGCTGCTCCCAACGCACTCCACAGCCTCTGGggcacagggccaggagcaAGAGCAGGTCCTGGTGCCAGCCATGGAGCTGATGCGGATCAGCTCTGCAGAGGACAGCGActggcagcctcagcacccCACAGGCGGCTGGCAGGAGGAGGCCGACAGCCGCTTCTTTGGGCAG
- the ANK1 gene encoding ankyrin-1 isoform X8, translating to MAQAAKQLKKIKDIEAQALQEQKEKEESNRKRRNRSRDRKKKADAATSFLRAARSGNLDKALDHLRNGVDINTCNQNGLNALHLASKEGHVKMVVELLHKEIVLETTTKKGNTALHIAALAGQQDVVRELVNYGANVNAQSQKGFTPLYMAAQENHLEVVKFLLENGANQNVATEDGFTPLAVALQQGHENVVAHLINYGTKGKVRLPALHIAARNDDTRTAAVLLQNDPNADVLSKTGFTPLHIAAHYENLSVAQLLLNRGASVNFTPQNGITPLHIASRRGNIIMVRLLLDRGAQIETRTKDELTPLHCAARNGHVRIAEILLDHGAPIQAKTKNGLSPIHMAAQGDHLDCVRLLLQYSAEIDDITLDHLTPLHVAAHCGHHRVAKLLVEKGAKPNSRALNGFTPLHIACKKNHIRVMELLLKTGASIDAVTESGLTPLHVAAFMGHLPIVKTLLQRGASPNVSNVKVETPLHMAARAGHTDVAKYLLQNKAKANAKAKDDQTPLHCAARIGHTGMVKLLLENNANPNLATTAGHTPLHITAREGHMDTALALLEKGASQTCMTKKGFTPLHVAAKYGKVDVAELLLAHDAHPNAAGKNGLTPLHVAVHHNNLEIVKLLLPKGSSPHNSAWNGYTPLHIAAKQNQMEVASSLLQYGASANAESLQGVTPLHLASQEGHADMVALLFSKQANGNLGNKSGLTPLHLVAQEGHVLVADVLVKHGVTVDAITRMGYTPLHVASHYGNIKLVKFLLQHQADVNAKTKLGYTPLHQAAQQGHTDVVTLLLKHGASPNEISTNGTTPLAIAKRLGYISVTDVLKIVTEETDIPSVGDKHRMSFPETVDEILDVSEDEGTVHVTVMEEELIAPKPKTPDVRDQEGKREILEFMTTTTMEQMVESPAVLQVPCVPPETVVTRAEETEQPSKEFDEDSLIPSSPATETSDNISPVASPVHTGFLVSFMVDARGGSMRGSRHHGLRVVIPPRACAAPTRITCRLVKPQKLPAPPPLAEEEGLGSRIIALGPAGAQFLSPVIVEIPHFASYGRGDRELVVLRSENGSVWKEHRNRYEESYMDQLLSGMDEELESQEELDKKRVCRIITTDFPLYFVVMSRICQDCDMIGPEGGCLKSTLVPMVQATFPDAAVTKRVRLALQAQPVPDELVTKLLGNQATFSPIVTVEPRRRKFHRPIGLRIPLPPSWKDNPRDSGEGDTTSLRLLCSVIGGTAQAQWEDITGTTKLVYENECANFTTNVSARFWLADCPRTAEAVHFATMLYKELTAVPYMAKFVVFAKMNDAREGRLRCYCMTDDKVDKTLEQHENFTEVARSRDIEVVEGMPLHVELSGNLVPVKKAAQPRTFLFQSFRENRLVIPIKVRDSSREASGSLSFLRKAMKYEDLQHVLCHLNISIPPCTKGSGSDERRRTLTPLSLRERYSILSETSFGSLSSTDKADQKMVDIAEQLGLSWAELARELQFGVDDINRIRVENPNSLLEQSIALLNLWASREGKNVKIENLYTALRNIDRSEIVNMLEGSGRQSRSLKGSWRYTDRDYSLSPSQMNGYASLQDELLSPASLHYTLPSPLRADQYWNEVAIMDAIPMAATEQDALMEMSDMQVWSSGLTPSLVTAEDSSLECSKAEDSDATSEGRFPGQLLADAHGPDHMGSMDLVEDDTVDSDAMNGLIDLLEQEEGQRPEGKIPSGDHQPGTGEQDPESEVSFVSVQEKVQARIMTSPTFSHDVEKSADRLRDWNAEGSFISCLQDLTAGSWQEGVTRRLLPTHSTASGAQGQEQEQVLVPAMELMRISSAEDSDWQPQHPTGGWQEEADSRFFGQGNEALHLPGEQVTEQQFTDDQGNIITKKIIRKVVRQLGPGDMGDRQEQEELILEGSLQEPQDLEAEDDHFMKYSILHRDGLGTKEEVRVRVPKPEVSGGRMGAQIVKRASLKRGKQ from the exons AATGGGCTGAACGCCTTGCACCTGGCCTCCAAGGAGGGCCATGTGAAAATGGTGGTGGAGCTGCTGCACAAGGAGATCGTTTTGGAGACAACAACCAAG AAGGGAAACACAGCCCTGCACATTGCTGCCTTGGCTGGACAGCAGGACGTGGTCCGGGAGCTGGTGAACTATGGGGCCAACGTCAATGCACAGTCCCAG AAAGGCTTCACACCTCTCTACATGGCAGCACAGGAGAACCACCTGGAAGTTGTGAAGTTCTTGCTGGAAAATGGAGCCAACCAGAATGTAGCCACAGAG GATGGCTTCACTCCACTAGCTGTGGCTCTCCAGCAAGGACATGAGAATGTGGTTGCTCACCTTATCAACTATGGGACAAAGGGTAAGGTCCGTCTGCCTGCCCTGCACATTGCAGCCCGCAATGACGACACTcgcacagctgctgtgctgctgcagaatgACCCCAATGCTGATGTCCTCTCCAAG ACTGGATTCACCCCTTTGCACATTGCAGCCCACTATGAAAATCTCAGTGTGGCCCAATTACTGCTGAACCGTGGAGCCAGTGTCAACTTCACACCCCAG AATGGGATCACTCCCCTGCACATAGCTTCCCGCCGGGGCAACATCATCATGGTGCGACTGCTGCTGGACCGTGGGGCCCAGATAGAGACAAGGACCAAG GATGAGCTGACCCCTCTCCACTGTGCAGCACGCAATGGACATGTGAGAATTGCAGAGATCCTCCTGGACCATGGGGCTCCCATTCAAGCCAAAACCAAG AACGGCTTGTCGCCGATCCACATGGCAGCCCAGGGTGACCACCTGGACTGCGTACGCCTGCTGCTGCAGTACAGTGCAGAGATCGACGACATCACCCTGGACCACCTAACGCCACTGCATGTGGCTGCACACTGTGGACACCACCGTGTGGCCAAGCTGCTGGTGGAGAAGGGGGCCAAGCCCAACTCCCGAGCCCTG aATGGCTTCACACCCCTCCATATTGCCTGCAAGAAAAACCACATCCGTgtgatggagctgctgctgaagacAGGTGCCTCCATTGATGCTGTCACAGAG TCTGGCCTGACCCCTCTGCATGTGGCTGCCTTCATGGGACACCTACCCATCGTCAAGACTCTGCTGCAGCGTGGAGCCTCTCCTAATGTGTCCAACGTG AAAGTAGAGACTCCTCTACACatggcagccagagctgggcacacagaTGTGGCAAAGTACCTGCTGCAGAACAAAGCCAAAGCCAATGCTAAGGCCAAG GACGACCAGACTCCTCTGCACTGTGCTGCACGCATCGGCCACACTGGCATGGTCAAACTCCTTTTGGAGAACAATGCCAACCCAAACCTGGCCACCACAGCAGGGCACACGCCCCTGCACATCACTGCCAGAGAGGGGCACatggacacagccctggccctgctggagaAGGGAGCCTCACAGACCTGCATGACCAAG AAAGGATTTACCCCTCTCCACGTTGCAGCCAAGTATGGAAAGGTGGATGTGGCAGAGTTGCTGTTGGCACATGACGCTCACCCCAATGCAGCAGGGAAG AATGGTCTGACTCCACTGCATGTGGCTGTGCACCACAACAACCTGGAGATTGTcaagctgctgctccccaaGGGGAGCTCCCCACACAACTCAGCCTGG AATGGGTACACCCCCCTGCACATCGCTGCCAAGCAGAACCAGATGGAAGTGGCCAGCAGCCTGCTGCAGTATGGGGCTTCTGCAAATGCTGAGTCTTTGCAGGGAGTCACTCCCCTGCACCTGGCTTCCCAGGAGGGGCATGCAGACATGGTGGCACTGCTTTTCTCCAAACAAGCCAATGGCAACCTAGGCAACAAG AGTGGCCTGACTCCTCTCCATCTTGTGGCCCAAGAGGGGCATGTGCTGGTTGCTGATGTTCTAGTGAAACATGGAGTCACAGTGGATGCAATAACCAGG ATGGGCTATACCCCACTGCATGTGGCCAGCCATTATGGGAACATCAAGCTGGTGAAGTTTTTGCTGCAGCACCAAGCAGACGTCAATGCCAAAACTAAG CTGGGCTACACCCCCCTGCACCAAGcggcacagcagggccacacAGATGTGGTGACACTGCTGCTGAAGCACGGCGCATCTCCCAATGAGATCAGTACA AATGGCACCACTCCCCTGGCCATCGCAAAGCGGCTTGGCTACATTTCTGTCACAGACGTGCTCAAGATTGTCACAGAGGAAACCGACATCCCG TCAGTTGGCGACAAGCACCGCATGAGCTTCCCAGAGACTGTAGATGAGATTCTGGACGTATCAGAGGATGAAG GCACTGTTCATGTCACAGTAATGG AGGAAGAGCTGATTGCACCAAAGCCCAAGACACCTGATGTCAGAGACCAGGAAGGCAAAAGGGAGATACTGGAGTTCATGACCACAACAACAATGGAGCAAAT GGTGGAGTCTCCAGCTGTCCTGCAGGTCCCCTGCGTCCCACCTGAAACTGTGGTGACAAGAGCTGAGGAGACTGAGCAG CCCTCCAAAGAGTTCGACGAGGACTCTCTGAtccccagcagccctgccacTGAGACCTCAGATAACATCAGCCCAGTGGCCAGCCCCGTGCACACAGG GTTCCTGGTGAGCTTCATGGTGGATGCTCGTGGTGGCTCCATGCGGGGCAGCCGGCACCACGGTCTGCGCGTGGTCATCCCGCCCCGCGCCTGTGCTGCACCGACCCGCATTACCTGCCGCTTGGTGAAGCCCCAAAAGCTACCTGCACCCCCACCACTGGCTGAGGAGGAGGGTCTGGGCAGTCGGATCATTGCTCTGGGGCCTGCTGGTGCCCAATTCCTCAg CCCTGTCATTGTGGAGATTCCACACTTTGCCTCATATGGACGTGGAGACCGTGAGCTGGTAGTCCTGCGCAGCGAGAACGGCTCTGTGTGGAAGGAGCACCGCAACCGCTATGAGGAGAGCTACATGGACCAGCTGCTCAGTGGCATGGACGAGG agctggagagccaggaggagctggataAAAAGAGAGTCTGCCGCATCATCACCACCGACTTCCCTCTCTACTTTGTGGTCATGTCCCGGATTTGCCAGGACTGCGATATGATTGGCCCTGAGGGAGGGTGTTTGAAAAGCACACTGGTGCCCATGGTACAGGCCACCTTCCCAGATGCTGCTGTCACCAAAAGAGTGAGGCTGGCCCTGCAG gcacagcctgtgcctgatGAGTTGGTGACTAAGCTGCTGGGGAATCAAGCGACCTTCAGCCCCATTGTCACAGTGGAGCCACGACGGAGGAAGTTCCACCGCCCCATTGGCCTCCGGATCCCACTGCCACCATCCTGGAAGGACAATCCCCGAGACAGTGGTGAGGGTGACACCACCAGCCTACGTCTGCTCTGCAGTGTGATCG gagggacagCCCAAGCCCAGTGGGAAGACATAACAGGCACCACAAAGCTAGTCTATGAAAATGAGTGTGCTAACTTTACCACCAATGTGTCTGCCAG GTTCTGGCTGGCTGACTGCCCACGCACAGCTGAGGCTGTGCATTTTGCCACCATGCTCTACAAGGAGCTGACAGCCGTGCCCTACATGGCCAAATTTGTGGTGTTTGCCAAGATGAACGATGCACGAGAAGGCCGGCTGCGCTGCTACTGCATGACTGATGACAAGGTGGACAAGACTTTAGAGCAGCATGAGAACTTCACTGAGGTGGCCCGCAGCAGGGACATTGAG GTGGTAGAGGGAATGCCTTTGCACGTCGAACTCTCAGGGAACCTGGTGCCTGTCAAGAAGGCTGCTCAGCCCCGCACCTTCCTCTTCCAGTCCTTCCGGGAGAATCGTCTTGTCATTCCCATCAAG GTCCGGGACAGCAGCCGGGAAGCCAGTGGCTCCTTGTCTTTCTTGCGCAAGGCTATGAAATATGAGGACCTCCAGCATGTACTCTGCCACCTGAACATCAGCATACCACCCTGCACCAAG GGGAGTGGCAGTGATGAGCGAAGGAGGACACTAACACCATTGTCTCTGCGGGAGCGATACAGCATTCTAAGTGAGACCAGTTTTG GCTCTCTGAGCAGCACAGACAAGGCAGACCAGAAGATGGTTGACATAGCAGAGCAACTGGGTCTCAGCTGGGCCG AGCTGGCACGTGAGCTGCAGTTTGGGGTGGATGACATCAACAGGATACGTGTGGAGAACCCCAACTCCCTTCTGGAGCAGAGCATAGCCTTACTCAACCTCTGGGCCAGCCGTGAGGGCAAGAATGTCAAGA TTGAGAACCTGTACACGGCACTGAGGAACATCGACCGCAGCGAGATTGTCAACATGCTGGAGGGCTCTGGTCGGCAGAGCCGCAGCCTGAAGGGAAGCTGGCGCTACACAGACAGAGACTACTCCCTCTCACCATCCCAGATGAATG GTTACGCTTCGCTGCAGGACGAGCTGCTGTCCCCTGCCTCCCTGCATTACACACTGCCATCCCCGCTGCGTGCCGACCAGTACTGGAATGAGGTGGCCATCATGGATGCTATCCCCATGGCTGCCACTGAGCAGGATGCCCTGATGGAGATGTCCGACATGCAGGTGTGGTCCTCGGGGCTCACCCCCTCGCTGGTGACTGCTGAGGACTCCTCTCTGGAGTGCAGCAAGGCTGAGGACTCGGATGCCACAAGCGAAGGCCGGTTCCCAGGGCAACTTCTAGCAGATGCTCATGGCCCAGACCATATGGGCTCTATGGACCTGGTTGAGGATGACACAGTGGACTCAGATGCCATGAATGGCCTGATTGACCTTCTagagcaggaggaggggcaGAGGCCAGAGGGGAAGATACCATCTGGTGATCATCAACCAGGGACTGGGGAGCAGGACCCGGAGAGTGAAGTCTCTTTTGTTTCAGTTCAGGAGAAGGTGCAAGCCAGGATCATGACATCACCTACCTTTAGCCATGATGTGGAGAAGAGTGCAGACAG GCTGAGGGACTGGAATGCAGAAGGCTCCTTTATCTCCTGCCTACAGGACCTGACAGCgggctcctggcaggagggaGTCACCCGAAGGCTGCTCCCAACGCACTCCACAGCCTCTGGggcacagggccaggagcaAGAGCAGGTCCTGGTGCCAGCCATGGAGCTGATGCGGATCAGCTCTGCAGAGGACAGCGActggcagcctcagcacccCACAGGCGGCTGGCAGGAGGAGGCCGACAGCCGCTTCTTTGGGCAG